Proteins encoded in a region of the Triticum dicoccoides isolate Atlit2015 ecotype Zavitan chromosome 3A, WEW_v2.0, whole genome shotgun sequence genome:
- the LOC119271413 gene encoding uncharacterized protein LOC119271413 — protein MDIAKPAATAYLRRWHTRLWFRSEFSTISKVDYVTNNLAECFNNWIKHHKSLNLDDFFGKVRQMIMIMWNRRRKVARKLVGLILPHIIKKLNAKTRELNLEVVESSEEVAEVTTLGGSGFRFVVNLLDRTCSCRQWQVSGLPCKHGLAFITSLINAHIQNYVDLYYSIDKFRAAYDQLIPAMVDKNQWPKSDHGFFMFPPLLKSTAGRHKTERYKGCSEKKRKSGQHLCPICKDYGHHWHKCKKGNPDDIAAILAVRGPPKKRAKTTKASIVPCEDDAPAASMCFPPSQSLEPTTTKKRKHDNSITGASKRQMLEKTTKEKGKGSKSGSRVAKRSTTQPICVPNKKASVALKLHAKRKGKEVADKLPHLPMVPHDSPAMGTRSKKMNPASPAMSTRSKRRLSL, from the exons ATGGACATAGCAAAGCCAGCGGCAACTGCATATCTTAGGAGGTGGCACACTAGGTTGTGGTTCAGGAGTGAGTTCTCAACAATTTCCAAGGTGGATTATGTTACAAACAACTTGGCTGAGTGCTTCAATAATTGGATTAAGCATCACAAGTCCTTGAACTTGGACGACTTCTTTGGTAAGGTTAGGCAGATGATTATGATCATGTGGAACCGAAGGAGGAAAGTAGCAAGGAAGTTGGTTGGGTTGATTCTTCCCCACATAATTAAGAAGTTGAATGCAAAGACTAGAGAATTAAACTTGGAGGTGGTAGAAAGCTCAGAAGAAGTCGCTGAAGTGACAACATTGGGAGGCAGCGGCTTTAGGTTTGTGGTCAACTTGCTTGACAGGACATGTTCTTGTAGACAATGGCAAGTTTCTGGCCTTCCTTGCAAGCATGGTCTAGCATTTATCACATCTCTTATCAATGCACACATACAGAATTATGTGGACTTGTATTACTCCATTGACAAATTTAGGGCAGCCTATGACCAACTAATTCCTGCCATGGTTGACAAGAACCAATGGCCTAAATCTGACCATGGATTCTTCATGTTTCCACCACTACTAAAATCCACGGCGGGTAGGCATAAAACTGAGAGGTATAAAGGCTGCagtgagaagaaaagaaaaagcggCCAACACTTATGCCCTATTTGTAAGGACTATGGGCATCATTGGCATAAATGCAAGAAGGGTAACCCAGATGACATTGCTGCTATTTTAGCTGTGAG AGGACCACCAAAGAAGAGGGCAAAGACCACCAAAGCATCAATTGTGCCTTGCGAGGATGATGCTCCAGCAGCCTCTATGTGCTTTCCGCCAAG CCAAAGCTTGGAACCTACAACTACGAAAAAGAGAAAACATGATAACTCAATTACTGGAGCATCAAAAAG ACAAATGTTGGAGAAAACAACTAAGGAAAAAGGGAAAGGGAGTAAATCTGGATCCAGAGTAGCAAAAAG ATCAACAACTCAGCCCATTTGTGTGCCCAACAAGAAAGCATCTGTTGCTTTGAAATTACATGCCAAAAGAAAAGGCAAAGAGGTTGCTGATAAGTTGCCACACCTTCCTATGGTGCCACATGATAGCCCTGCAATGGGCACACGTAGCAAAAAAATGAATCCTGCCAGCCCTGCAATGAGCACACGAAGCAAAAGGAGGCTTAGCTTGTGA